Proteins from one Catenuloplanes atrovinosus genomic window:
- a CDS encoding response regulator transcription factor, with translation MTDVRVLVADDQSLVREGIAALLGLEPGIAVVGTAADGHAAVELAERTAPDVVLMDVRMPGLDGLRAAELLRDRLPSCRVLMLTTFDDEEYVLGALHAGTSGYLLKNLPARDLAQAVRLAHAGVAQHDAAALRHLTGALDRPAPPGRLPLTAREIEVLRLIARGATNREIAAHLFVSEGTVKNHVSHILSRLGLRDRTQAAIHARDHGLL, from the coding sequence GTGACCGACGTCCGCGTGCTCGTCGCCGACGACCAGTCCCTGGTCCGGGAGGGCATCGCCGCGCTGCTCGGCCTCGAGCCCGGCATCGCCGTGGTCGGCACCGCCGCGGACGGCCACGCCGCCGTCGAGCTGGCCGAGCGCACCGCGCCGGACGTGGTGCTGATGGACGTGCGCATGCCCGGGCTCGACGGGCTGCGCGCCGCCGAACTGCTGCGCGATCGACTGCCGTCCTGCCGGGTGCTGATGCTCACCACGTTCGACGACGAGGAGTACGTGCTCGGCGCGCTGCACGCCGGGACCAGCGGCTACCTGCTCAAGAACCTGCCCGCGCGCGACCTGGCGCAGGCCGTCCGGCTCGCGCACGCGGGCGTCGCCCAGCACGACGCCGCCGCGCTGCGCCACCTGACCGGCGCGCTGGACCGCCCGGCGCCCCCGGGCCGGCTGCCGCTGACCGCGCGCGAGATCGAGGTCCTCCGGCTGATCGCCCGCGGCGCCACCAACCGGGAGATCGCGGCGCACCTGTTCGTCAGCGAGGGCACGGTCAAGAACCACGTCTCGCACATCCTCAGCCGCCTCGGCCTCCGCGACCGCACCCAGGCCGCGATCCACGCCAGGGACCACGGCCTGCTCTGA
- a CDS encoding sensor histidine kinase: MPVGAMASGLYVTVLATGLYWAAAGLAPDRSPAALGVFVAALAALLFIERIRRWAVPLLGARLALFAVVAVADPGGFGRALFILAPFFAYVVLGRRAALALAAACLLGATVAAARAPGWHTDPETVSDLLMFAVGLVLTLVTAAIADGQRRSRERAERLVGELRAAQRQVAELSAAAERNRLARDIHDSVGHHLTAVGVQLEKAEAFRPRDPAVADRAVADARAAAARALAEVRESVGALRAEPFSLVAAIEALAGGLDDPGFRVAVTRTGEETGHPRPGLEALYRVAQEALTNARRHAGADLVRITVRFEAPGPASVEVADNGRGFPAGTAEGGGLRGMRERLTALGGEIHIDSSPGRGTRVVARVGGAA, from the coding sequence ATGCCAGTCGGCGCGATGGCCTCGGGCCTCTACGTCACCGTGCTCGCCACCGGCCTCTACTGGGCGGCGGCCGGCCTGGCGCCGGACCGGTCCCCGGCCGCGCTCGGCGTCTTCGTCGCCGCGCTCGCCGCGCTGCTGTTCATCGAGCGGATCCGGCGGTGGGCCGTCCCGTTGCTGGGCGCGCGCCTCGCGCTGTTCGCGGTGGTCGCTGTCGCGGACCCGGGCGGCTTCGGCCGGGCGCTGTTCATCCTGGCGCCGTTCTTCGCCTACGTGGTGCTCGGCCGCCGCGCCGCGCTCGCGCTCGCCGCCGCCTGCCTGCTCGGCGCGACCGTCGCCGCGGCGCGCGCACCCGGCTGGCACACCGACCCGGAGACCGTCTCGGATCTGCTGATGTTCGCGGTCGGCCTGGTGCTCACGCTGGTCACCGCCGCCATCGCGGACGGCCAGCGACGCAGCCGGGAACGCGCGGAACGCCTGGTCGGCGAGCTGCGCGCGGCACAGCGGCAGGTCGCGGAGCTGAGCGCGGCGGCCGAGCGCAACCGGCTGGCCCGCGACATCCACGACAGCGTCGGCCACCACCTGACCGCGGTCGGCGTCCAGCTGGAGAAGGCGGAGGCCTTCCGGCCCCGGGACCCGGCCGTGGCGGACCGCGCCGTCGCCGACGCGCGCGCCGCGGCGGCCCGGGCGCTGGCGGAGGTACGCGAGTCCGTCGGCGCGCTGCGGGCCGAGCCGTTCTCGCTGGTGGCCGCGATCGAGGCGCTCGCCGGCGGGCTCGACGACCCCGGCTTCCGGGTGGCGGTCACCCGCACCGGCGAGGAGACCGGCCACCCGCGCCCCGGGCTGGAGGCCCTCTACCGGGTGGCGCAGGAGGCGCTGACCAACGCGCGCCGCCACGCCGGCGCCGACCTGGTCCGGATCACGGTCCGCTTCGAGGCCCCCGGGCCGGCGAGCGTGGAGGTGGCCGACAACGGGCGCGGATTTCCGGCCGGCACGGCCGAGGGCGGCGGCCTGCGCGGCATGCGGGAACGGCTGACCGCGCTCGGCGGCGAGATCCACATCGACTCGTCACCCGGCCGCGGCACCCGCGTCGTGGCGCGCGTGGGCGGTGCGGCGTGA